The Xanthomonas indica genome has a segment encoding these proteins:
- the radC gene encoding DNA repair protein RadC, whose product MHISDWPCEERPREKLLARGPRALSDAELLAIFLGSGLPGSDAVRTSRDLLQRHGPLRTLLDRTPGDLVRLPGLGPARACQLSAALELGQRHLAAELQRGDTLSNPVSAGRYFAQRLRSRPYEVFAALFLDTRHRWLAFEELFQGTLDGAEVHPREVVRRALMLNAAAVIIGHNHPSGNPEPSPADRAVTHRLKQALDLIDVRLLDHFIVGDGVPVSMASRGWA is encoded by the coding sequence ATGCACATCTCCGACTGGCCCTGCGAAGAACGTCCCCGGGAAAAGCTGCTGGCACGCGGCCCCCGGGCCCTTTCCGACGCCGAACTGCTGGCGATCTTTCTCGGCTCCGGCCTGCCCGGCAGCGACGCGGTGCGCACCTCGCGCGACCTGCTGCAGCGGCACGGGCCGTTGCGCACGCTGCTGGACCGAACGCCCGGCGACCTGGTGCGCCTGCCCGGGCTGGGGCCGGCGCGCGCCTGCCAGCTGTCGGCGGCGCTGGAACTGGGCCAGCGCCACCTGGCCGCGGAACTGCAGCGTGGCGACACCCTCAGCAACCCGGTCAGCGCCGGCCGCTACTTCGCGCAACGCCTGCGGTCGCGGCCCTACGAGGTGTTCGCCGCGCTGTTCCTGGACACCCGGCACCGCTGGCTGGCTTTCGAGGAGCTGTTCCAGGGCACCCTGGACGGCGCCGAGGTGCACCCGCGCGAGGTGGTGCGGCGTGCGCTCATGCTCAATGCCGCGGCGGTGATCATCGGCCACAACCACCCGTCCGGAAACCCGGAACCCTCGCCCGCCGACCGCGCGGTCACCCACCGGCTCAAACAGGCGCTGGACCTGATCGACGTGCGCCTGCTCGACCATTTCATCGTGGGCGACGGCGTGCCGGTCTCGATGGCATCGCGCGGCTGGGCCTGA